The Aquisphaera giovannonii genome includes a window with the following:
- a CDS encoding aldo/keto reductase, whose amino-acid sequence MQARKLGQGGLEVSAIGLGCMGLSFGYGPPVDEREGIALIRDAVERGVTFFDTAEVYGPFTNEELVGKALGPVRDRVVIATKFGFDTSRDPRGMKGRPGLNSRPEHIREVVDASLGRLNVEVIDLLYQHRVDPEVPIEDVAGAVRELIHAGKVRHFGLSEAGARTIRKAHAVQPVAALQSEYSLWWRKPEEEILPTLEELGIGFVPFSPLGKGFLTGKIDESTELAAGDFRSTIPRFAAEARKANMAMVDLLARVAAGKGATPAQIALAWLLAQKPWIVPIPGTTKPHRLEENLGAAAVELTPEDLRAIDEAASQIAVQGARYPEPLEQMTGR is encoded by the coding sequence ATGCAGGCGCGAAAGCTTGGGCAGGGAGGGCTGGAGGTCTCGGCGATCGGGCTCGGGTGCATGGGGCTGAGCTTCGGCTACGGGCCGCCCGTCGATGAACGTGAGGGGATCGCGCTCATCCGGGACGCCGTGGAGCGGGGCGTGACCTTCTTTGACACGGCCGAGGTCTACGGCCCGTTCACGAACGAGGAGCTGGTCGGCAAGGCGCTCGGCCCGGTCCGCGACAGGGTCGTGATCGCGACGAAGTTCGGCTTCGACACGAGCCGCGACCCGCGCGGGATGAAGGGCCGGCCGGGGCTGAACAGCCGGCCGGAGCACATCCGCGAGGTCGTCGATGCTTCGCTCGGGCGGCTCAACGTCGAGGTCATCGACCTGCTCTACCAGCACCGCGTCGACCCCGAGGTGCCTATCGAGGACGTGGCGGGCGCCGTGAGGGAGCTGATCCACGCGGGCAAGGTGCGTCATTTCGGCCTCTCCGAGGCCGGCGCCCGGACGATCCGGAAGGCCCACGCGGTCCAGCCGGTCGCCGCGCTCCAGAGCGAGTATTCGCTCTGGTGGAGGAAGCCGGAGGAGGAGATCCTGCCGACGCTCGAGGAGCTGGGCATCGGCTTCGTCCCCTTCAGCCCGCTGGGCAAGGGCTTCCTCACCGGCAAGATCGACGAGTCGACCGAACTCGCCGCCGGCGACTTCCGAAGCACCATCCCGCGCTTCGCGGCCGAGGCCCGGAAGGCGAACATGGCGATGGTCGATCTCCTGGCCAGGGTCGCGGCCGGCAAGGGGGCGACGCCCGCCCAGATCGCCCTGGCCTGGCTTCTCGCGCAGAAGCCCTGGATCGTCCCGATCCCGGGCACCACGAAGCCCCACCGCCTGGAGGAGAACCTCGGCGCCGCCGCCGTCGAGCTGACGCCCGAAGACCTCCGCGCGATCGACGAGGCCGCCTCGCAGATCGCCGTCCAGGGCGCCCGCTATCCCGAGCCGCTGGAGCAGATGACCGGACGCTGA
- a CDS encoding GNAT family N-acetyltransferase, with amino-acid sequence MTIGDLALGRRLVAQAGWNQLEADWRRQMELQPDGGFVAELDGVGVGTVTTCRFGPVAWIAMMLVDEAYRGRGIGRALMVRALESLNANGVRSVRLDATPLGRPLYESLGFVAEATFDRYRGVLPPAAEQSGEPMARKADPLDLDAAIALDREVTGTDRGRLIRSLADEHPDSLRVAGEPGRVAGFLLSRPGRSARQIGPCLGDERAGPALLADARSRYAGEAVILDVPAANAPAAAQVRSWGLRAERELLRMGRGPRVAEDPRRIWAGSGPEKG; translated from the coding sequence ATGACGATCGGGGATCTTGCCCTCGGCCGGCGCCTGGTGGCGCAGGCCGGTTGGAACCAGCTCGAGGCCGACTGGAGGCGACAGATGGAGCTCCAGCCGGACGGCGGCTTCGTCGCCGAGCTGGATGGCGTCGGGGTCGGCACGGTGACGACCTGCCGGTTCGGGCCGGTGGCCTGGATCGCCATGATGCTCGTCGATGAAGCATACCGCGGCCGGGGGATTGGCCGGGCCCTGATGGTCCGGGCGCTGGAGTCGCTCAACGCCAACGGTGTGCGCTCAGTCCGCCTGGACGCGACCCCGCTGGGACGGCCGCTGTATGAGTCGCTCGGCTTCGTCGCGGAGGCGACCTTCGACCGATACCGAGGCGTCCTGCCTCCGGCCGCCGAGCAGTCCGGCGAGCCGATGGCGCGGAAGGCCGATCCGCTCGATCTCGATGCGGCGATCGCCCTGGACCGCGAGGTCACGGGGACCGACCGCGGCCGCCTGATCCGCAGCCTGGCCGATGAGCATCCGGACTCCCTGCGGGTGGCCGGCGAGCCGGGCCGGGTCGCCGGCTTCCTGCTCTCGCGACCGGGCAGGTCGGCCCGGCAGATCGGGCCGTGCCTCGGAGATGAGCGGGCCGGGCCGGCGCTCCTGGCCGATGCCCGATCGAGGTACGCGGGAGAGGCCGTCATCCTCGACGTCCCGGCGGCGAATGCGCCCGCCGCGGCCCAGGTCCGGTCATGGGGGCTTCGCGCGGAGCGGGAGCTGCTGCGGATGGGACGCGGGCCGCGCGTGGCGGAGGACCCGCGCCGGATCTGGGCCGGTTCCGGGCCGGAAAAGGGCTGA
- a CDS encoding NAD-dependent epimerase/dehydratase family protein — translation MTVEASIGDLQSIRDVDQLDDLLSTPTPGVVDAFAKLDGDLIFLGVAGKMGPTLAWMARRAFDAAGRSDRRVIGVARFSSAGSEEWLRERGIETIRSDLLDPGTLERLPDAPNIVSMFAMKFGATGQEARTWAMNAYLPGLVAARYRGSRIVAFSTGNVYGLEPVTGRGSKESDPPRPVGEYGMSCLGRERILEHQSRALGIPMALIRLNYAVEMRYGVLVDLGRKVLAGETVDLAMGHFNAIWQGDANAMTLRAFGHLASPPTVFNVTGPEVLSVRRVAERFAQLLGRPVRFHGAEAPDALLSDARKAIHLFGPPRIDADRLIDLTADWLMKGGPTLDRPTHFEARDGRF, via the coding sequence ATGACGGTGGAAGCCTCGATCGGCGATCTGCAATCGATCCGCGACGTCGATCAGCTCGATGACCTGCTCAGCACGCCGACGCCGGGCGTCGTCGACGCGTTCGCGAAGCTGGACGGGGACCTGATCTTCCTCGGCGTGGCCGGCAAGATGGGGCCGACGTTGGCGTGGATGGCGAGGCGTGCGTTCGACGCGGCCGGGCGGTCCGATCGGCGGGTCATCGGGGTTGCGCGGTTCTCCTCGGCTGGGTCCGAGGAGTGGCTCCGCGAGCGCGGCATCGAAACGATCAGGTCCGACCTGCTCGACCCCGGTACGCTCGAGCGGCTGCCGGACGCTCCCAATATCGTCTCGATGTTCGCGATGAAGTTCGGGGCGACGGGGCAGGAGGCCCGGACGTGGGCCATGAACGCGTACCTGCCCGGCCTGGTCGCGGCCCGGTATCGGGGGAGTCGCATCGTCGCGTTCTCCACCGGCAACGTCTACGGATTGGAGCCGGTGACCGGCCGTGGGTCGAAGGAGTCCGACCCGCCCCGGCCGGTCGGCGAGTACGGCATGAGCTGCCTGGGCCGCGAGCGGATCCTGGAGCACCAGTCTCGCGCCCTGGGCATCCCCATGGCCCTCATCCGCCTGAACTACGCCGTCGAGATGCGTTACGGCGTCCTCGTGGACCTGGGCCGGAAGGTCCTCGCGGGCGAGACGGTGGACCTCGCGATGGGGCACTTCAACGCCATCTGGCAGGGGGACGCGAACGCGATGACGCTCCGGGCGTTCGGCCACCTGGCCAGCCCGCCGACGGTCTTCAACGTCACCGGGCCGGAGGTCCTCTCCGTCCGACGAGTCGCCGAACGGTTCGCCCAGCTCCTCGGCCGCCCCGTCCGGTTCCACGGCGCCGAAGCACCCGACGCCCTGCTCAGCGACGCCCGCAAGGCCATCCACCTGTTCGGCCCGCCCCGTATCGACGCCGACCGCCTGATCGACCTGACCGCCGACTGGCTCATGAAGGGAGGCCCGACCCTGGACAGGCCGACGCACTTCGAGGCCCGCGACGGCCGGTTCTGA
- a CDS encoding AraC family transcriptional regulator, translated as MGSQGDQRRRLSSLLDEVAVDEGMNRTAVEGVTVGRVSKSAPRGPVVYQPKILIVGQGRKRAYLGGEVYQYDPYNYLVLSVPIPAECETEASPEEPLLILAISVEPTMLGEMILEMDEPLIPAAGPTPRGISSSPMTEDLAGAVIRLLECLRSPLDSRMLGAQTVREIVYRVLLGEQGGALRSLASRDEHFARIARVLKHIHAEYASPHSVEGLARKARMSVAAFHHYFKLVTASSPLQYIKRVRLDQARLLMAHDGHNASTAARAVGYESASQFSREFKRLFGVTPVEDAGQTRARLVAG; from the coding sequence ATGGGAAGCCAGGGTGATCAGCGCCGGCGGCTCTCGAGCCTGCTCGACGAGGTGGCGGTTGACGAGGGCATGAATCGGACGGCCGTCGAGGGCGTGACGGTGGGCCGGGTGTCGAAGTCGGCGCCCCGCGGCCCGGTCGTCTATCAGCCGAAGATCCTGATAGTCGGCCAGGGGCGGAAGCGCGCCTACCTCGGCGGCGAGGTCTACCAATACGACCCGTACAACTACCTGGTGCTCTCGGTCCCCATCCCCGCGGAATGCGAGACGGAGGCGAGCCCGGAGGAACCGCTCCTCATCCTGGCCATCAGCGTCGAGCCGACGATGCTCGGCGAGATGATCCTGGAGATGGACGAGCCCCTGATCCCGGCGGCCGGCCCGACTCCTCGCGGCATCTCCTCCTCGCCGATGACGGAGGACCTGGCGGGCGCCGTGATCCGGCTCCTGGAGTGCTTGAGGTCGCCGCTCGACAGCCGGATGCTCGGCGCCCAGACGGTCCGCGAGATCGTCTACAGGGTGCTCCTGGGCGAGCAGGGGGGCGCCCTGCGGTCGCTCGCCAGCCGCGACGAGCACTTCGCGCGGATCGCCCGCGTGCTGAAGCACATCCACGCCGAGTACGCGAGCCCGCACAGCGTCGAGGGCCTGGCCCGCAAGGCCAGGATGAGCGTCGCGGCCTTCCACCACTACTTCAAGCTCGTGACGGCGAGCTCCCCGCTCCAGTACATCAAGCGCGTCCGCCTCGATCAGGCGAGGCTCCTGATGGCCCACGACGGCCACAACGCGAGCACCGCCGCGCGGGCCGTCGGCTACGAGAGCGCCTCGCAGTTCAGCCGCGAGTTCAAGCGCCTATTCGGCGTCACACCCGTCGAGGACGCCGGGCAGACGCGGGCCCGGCTCGTCGCCGGGTGA
- a CDS encoding cupin domain-containing protein: MPNARRARCSEKAPTDDEEGPADRFTGTVRIVPLLRLHTPARPAAAGVTFEPGALTAWHTQSLGQTLLITAGCGRVQREGGPVEEVLPGDVVWPPPGASPTTAMTHIAIQEALDGKVVGWMEHASDEEYRG, from the coding sequence GTGCCTAACGCGCGGCGTGCTCGCTGCTCCGAGAAAGCCCCCACGGACGATGAGGAAGGGCCGGCCGACCGGTTCACCGGCACGGTCCGCATCGTCCCGCTGCTCCGGCTGCACACCCCGGCCCGGCCGGCAGCGGCCGGCGTCACGTTCGAGCCGGGGGCCCTCACCGCCTGGCACACGCAATCGCTGGGGCAGACTCTCCTCATCACGGCGGGGTGCGGTCGGGTCCAGCGCGAGGGTGGGCCGGTCGAGGAGGTCCTCCCCGGCGACGTCGTCTGGCCCCCGCCGGGGGCCTCCCCCACCACGGCCATGACGCACATCGCCATCCAGGAAGCCCTCGACGGCAAGGTGGTGGGCTGGATGGAGCACGCGAGCGACGAGGAGTACCGCGGCTGA
- a CDS encoding dihydrodipicolinate synthase family protein, with product MSGADPPRIPESLRRGVVIPAMPLALTSSRRLDERRQRALCRYYAAAGAGGIAAGVHTTQFAIRDPTHGLFRPVLSLVAEELGRADAARGEPMVRIGGVCGPTRQAVQEAEMLRDLGYHAGLLSLAGVGPDEEARLAHCRAVAEVIPLVGFYLQRAVGGPHLSHRFWRGFAEIEAVAAIKIAPFDRYRTVDVVRAVCESGRDDIALYTGNDDNIVLDLVTPYRFRVGGRTVERRIVGGLLGHWAAWTRRAVDLLEACHDAASRGDGVPANLLRLAVATTDANAALFDAANGFAGCIAGIHEVLIRQGLLEGPWLLDPDETLSPGQAEEIERVCRDYPNLTDDEFVASHRDEWLAS from the coding sequence ATGTCCGGTGCCGACCCTCCGAGGATCCCGGAGAGCCTACGCCGGGGCGTCGTGATCCCGGCGATGCCGCTCGCGCTGACCTCGTCGCGTCGGCTCGACGAGCGTCGCCAGCGGGCCCTCTGCCGGTACTACGCGGCGGCCGGGGCGGGGGGGATCGCCGCGGGGGTGCACACGACGCAGTTCGCGATCCGCGACCCGACGCACGGGCTGTTCCGGCCCGTGCTCTCGCTCGTCGCCGAGGAGCTCGGCCGGGCGGACGCGGCGCGTGGAGAGCCGATGGTCCGGATCGGCGGGGTCTGCGGGCCGACGAGGCAGGCCGTCCAGGAGGCGGAGATGCTCCGCGACCTGGGCTATCACGCCGGCCTGCTGAGCCTGGCCGGAGTCGGCCCGGACGAGGAGGCGAGGCTGGCCCACTGCCGGGCCGTGGCCGAGGTCATCCCGCTGGTCGGCTTCTACCTCCAGCGGGCCGTCGGCGGGCCGCACCTGTCGCATCGGTTCTGGCGCGGCTTCGCCGAGATCGAGGCCGTGGCCGCGATCAAGATCGCCCCGTTCGACCGCTACCGGACCGTGGACGTGGTGCGAGCCGTCTGCGAATCCGGGCGCGACGACATCGCCCTGTACACGGGCAACGACGACAACATCGTCCTCGATCTCGTCACGCCGTACCGCTTCCGGGTCGGCGGACGGACGGTCGAGCGGCGGATCGTGGGCGGGCTGCTCGGCCACTGGGCCGCCTGGACGCGGCGGGCCGTCGACCTGCTGGAAGCCTGCCACGACGCGGCCTCCCGCGGCGACGGCGTCCCCGCCAACCTGCTTCGCCTGGCGGTCGCGACGACCGACGCCAACGCCGCCCTCTTCGACGCGGCCAACGGATTCGCGGGCTGCATCGCCGGGATCCACGAGGTCCTCATCCGCCAGGGCCTCCTCGAAGGACCCTGGCTCCTGGACCCCGACGAGACCCTGAGCCCAGGCCAGGCGGAGGAGATCGAACGAGTCTGCCGGGACTACCCCAATCTGACCGACGACGAGTTCGTCGCCAGCCACCGCGACGAATGGCTGGCCTCTTGA
- a CDS encoding alpha/beta hydrolase family protein, with protein sequence MNHPISRRTVLGLGLSAALGPAFGGPGDAPAPDLHRQLLALAEAQEARRRARFEAVSTASQLDELRASLRGSFLEMIGGLPSAQGPPTARIAGRIAGDGYAIEKVLFESFPGYHVSALMYRPAQGGPAHPGILSPCGHSEVGKAHGTYQTLHINLAKRGYVVLTYDPVGQGERSQFWDASRGRSRYDLSCGEHCVLGNPLYLLGMSFARYRIWDAIRALDHLASLPDVDASRIGCVGNSGGGNLTAYLAAVDDRVRVPVVGCYITSLPRRMANRIQEDPSSDPEQDPFGFVGRGIDHAGLLAMIAPRPTLLCSAERDFFPIAGTRATFEEARHLYGVAGAEDRIGMTIAPGPHGLSRPLREAAYAWFDHWLKGEPKDARTPEFAASPREPAELHVCSDGQVNGALGSRPFLPMAWEEFQRRPRRPKVGLKTLLRTGAGGIDFRLRDEAAGGREGRPLILLVNGNEAPEWRRERGFIDALSAAGYAVRSIDPRGVGSLRVPLRSRGERYDDPLSGVEENLAYNAFLAGESLVAMRVADVLAAVAGPATAGHAPARPVVLCGRRDSALVAMLAAAVEPRIAAVAVEDVPLSFLPLFEAEGLAINAASLLPGLLRDFGDIPEILAALAPRPVLAASCRGSLGRTLRGVQAVGDAFTTKPAVLLDWVVAAG encoded by the coding sequence ATGAACCACCCGATCTCGCGGCGGACCGTGCTGGGCCTCGGACTCTCGGCCGCCCTCGGCCCCGCGTTCGGGGGGCCGGGGGACGCGCCGGCGCCCGACCTCCATCGACAGCTGCTCGCCCTCGCCGAGGCCCAGGAGGCGCGGCGCCGGGCGCGGTTCGAGGCCGTCTCGACGGCGTCGCAGCTCGACGAGCTGAGAGCATCCCTCCGCGGGTCCTTCCTGGAGATGATCGGCGGGCTCCCGAGCGCCCAGGGGCCTCCCACCGCAAGGATCGCCGGGAGGATCGCGGGAGACGGTTACGCCATCGAGAAGGTCCTCTTCGAGAGCTTCCCGGGCTACCACGTCTCCGCGCTCATGTACCGGCCCGCGCAGGGAGGGCCGGCTCATCCCGGCATACTCAGCCCGTGTGGTCATTCCGAGGTCGGCAAGGCGCACGGGACTTATCAAACCTTGCATATCAACCTCGCCAAACGGGGATACGTCGTCCTGACCTACGACCCCGTGGGGCAGGGAGAGCGGAGCCAGTTCTGGGACGCGTCGCGCGGGCGCTCGCGGTACGACCTCTCCTGCGGCGAGCATTGCGTGCTCGGCAATCCGCTCTACCTGCTCGGGATGAGCTTCGCCCGCTACCGGATCTGGGACGCGATCCGGGCCCTCGACCACCTCGCGTCGCTGCCGGATGTCGACGCCTCCCGGATCGGGTGCGTGGGCAATTCCGGGGGCGGCAACCTGACGGCATACCTGGCCGCGGTCGACGACCGGGTCCGCGTCCCCGTCGTCGGCTGCTACATCACGAGCCTGCCCCGGCGGATGGCGAACCGCATCCAGGAGGATCCGTCGTCGGACCCCGAGCAGGATCCGTTCGGCTTCGTCGGACGGGGCATCGACCACGCCGGCCTGCTCGCCATGATCGCGCCGAGGCCGACGCTCCTCTGCTCGGCGGAGCGGGATTTCTTCCCCATCGCGGGCACGCGCGCCACGTTCGAGGAGGCGAGGCATCTCTACGGGGTCGCCGGCGCCGAGGATCGGATCGGGATGACGATCGCGCCCGGGCCGCACGGCCTGTCCCGGCCGCTCCGCGAGGCCGCGTACGCCTGGTTCGATCATTGGCTGAAGGGCGAACCGAAGGACGCGAGGACGCCCGAATTCGCGGCCTCACCCCGCGAGCCGGCGGAGTTGCACGTGTGCTCCGACGGCCAGGTGAACGGTGCCCTCGGGTCGCGCCCCTTCCTGCCGATGGCCTGGGAGGAATTCCAACGCCGACCGAGGCGGCCGAAAGTCGGCCTGAAGACGCTCCTCCGCACCGGCGCGGGTGGGATCGATTTCCGCCTTCGCGACGAGGCGGCGGGGGGGCGTGAGGGGCGGCCGCTGATCCTCCTCGTGAACGGCAACGAGGCGCCGGAATGGCGGCGCGAGCGAGGCTTCATCGACGCGCTGTCCGCGGCGGGATACGCCGTGAGGTCGATCGACCCGCGGGGCGTGGGATCCCTCCGCGTCCCCTTGCGATCCCGCGGCGAGCGCTACGACGACCCGCTTTCGGGCGTCGAGGAGAACCTGGCCTACAACGCCTTCCTCGCGGGGGAAAGCCTCGTCGCGATGCGCGTGGCGGACGTCCTCGCCGCCGTCGCGGGACCGGCGACCGCGGGCCACGCTCCCGCGCGGCCGGTGGTCCTGTGCGGTCGCCGCGACTCCGCGCTGGTGGCCATGCTCGCCGCCGCCGTCGAGCCCCGGATCGCCGCCGTCGCGGTCGAGGACGTGCCGCTCAGCTTCCTGCCCCTCTTCGAAGCCGAAGGGCTCGCCATCAACGCG
- a CDS encoding dual specificity protein phosphatase family protein — protein sequence MTTRSTCAGRCVGSLLVGVMLAASAGGAPPERLELPGIENAFRLGPGLYSGGEPRGEEAFSALKALGVRTVISVDGAIPDVETARRFGIRYVHLPIGYDGVPRDQAVRIIKAARTLPGPAFVHCHHGKHRGPAAVAVCGLANEAWTREQALSWLEKAGTAPEYRGLYEAARGFAAPTAEELERAGTDFPERAKVPLLVDMMVRVDGRWDRLKAVQKAGFRAPAGHPDVDPSHEALQLAELFREAARLDEARHRGEGFVRELEAAGAHADSLSRALQGLADRPGDASRRAADSAFSAVSRDCTGCHVLHRDN from the coding sequence GTGACGACGAGGAGCACGTGCGCGGGGCGTTGCGTCGGCTCATTGCTGGTCGGCGTGATGCTCGCCGCCTCCGCCGGGGGGGCACCGCCCGAGCGGCTCGAGCTGCCGGGGATCGAGAACGCCTTCCGCCTGGGCCCGGGCCTGTACAGCGGAGGCGAACCGCGTGGCGAGGAGGCGTTCTCGGCACTCAAGGCGCTGGGCGTCAGGACGGTCATCAGCGTCGACGGGGCAATCCCAGACGTCGAGACGGCCCGCAGGTTCGGCATCCGATATGTCCACCTGCCCATCGGCTACGACGGGGTGCCCCGCGACCAGGCGGTCCGCATCATCAAGGCCGCACGCACGCTGCCTGGCCCCGCGTTCGTGCATTGCCACCACGGCAAGCATCGCGGGCCCGCCGCCGTCGCGGTCTGCGGCCTGGCGAACGAGGCCTGGACCCGCGAGCAGGCCCTCTCCTGGCTCGAGAAGGCGGGCACGGCGCCGGAATACCGCGGGCTCTACGAGGCGGCGCGAGGCTTCGCCGCACCGACCGCCGAGGAGCTGGAGCGGGCCGGGACGGACTTCCCGGAGCGGGCCAAGGTCCCGCTGCTGGTCGACATGATGGTCCGCGTCGACGGCCGCTGGGACCGCCTCAAGGCCGTGCAGAAGGCCGGATTCCGGGCACCGGCCGGCCACCCCGACGTCGATCCATCGCACGAGGCCCTCCAGCTCGCCGAGCTCTTCCGCGAGGCCGCGCGGCTCGACGAGGCCCGACACCGGGGCGAGGGGTTCGTCCGCGAGCTGGAAGCGGCCGGGGCCCACGCCGACTCCCTGAGTCGGGCCCTTCAAGGGCTTGCGGACAGGCCCGGAGATGCGTCGCGACGGGCGGCCGACTCGGCCTTCTCCGCCGTATCCAGGGATTGCACCGGCTGCCACGTCCTCCACCGCGACAACTGA